The sequence GCCAAAAAAGAATGTAGCACAGTTGCAAAATGTGTTAAGTGACTTTTTTATTGAGGTTGATGGATTTTATCACAACAATCGTGTTGATGAGATGTTACATAAATATCACACAAAACAAGAAACAAACAGCGAAAACGGTAAAAAAGGCGGTCGTCCTAAAAAATCAGACGATAACCCAAGTAAAAACGATGTGCAAACTGATGATAACCCATCAGAAACCGACACAAAACCCAACGAAAACCCAAACGAAACCGAATTAAAACCCAATGAAAAGGCAACCATTAACCAAGAACCAGTAACCATTAACCAAGATATTCATATATCTACACCGCACGGGCAAACAGGCGAGCAAGTCGATGACGTTCAGGAGTTACTGAAGTTGTGGACGATACCGCTCAAGCAAGTAAACGATTTTATTCAAATGTCAGCTTTGCAGCCAATGACTGAAAGCGAATTTAATCAATTTAAACCTGCCTTTGTTGGTTACTATGCTGATGATATACGCAATGGCATATCATCAGGAAAAATATTATCAAAATTGGTAAGTTGGCTCAAACGTGAAAAACTTGACAATGATATTCGTCAAGCAAAATATGCGAAAAAATCGACAACCGCTACACCAAACGTTGTAAACCAAAATCATGATCAGCGTAATGTTAATGCAATGTGGAGTGAGCCTAACATTCAACCGCTAGACCTAAATCAATCGGTAACAATTCCTGAAGGGTGGGACTAAATGATGAATATGCCAATTAATAAGATACTTGAAAGTAAACAAAGTGAGCAGGTTTGCCCTATCCATCATACGCCTTTTTTAATGATTGCAGGACATCTCATCTGTCGTTATTGTGCTGATGAACATTTGCGTAAAACCAATGCACAACATCAGCACAATGTACGCCGTGATTTATTTAGTAAGCATATTGCAAGTGCGATGTTACCCGCAAGACATTTAGGCAGCGGTTTTAAAAATTATGTGGTTACACATCAACAGCAACAATATGTATTGAGCCAATGTATTCAATTTTGCAAAAATTATTTAGATGGTAGTCAAAGTAATATCATCATGACAGGGCGAACAGGTACAGGCAAAACACATCTAGCGTGTGCAATTACTAAAAATTTACTCAGTCATGGTAAAAAAGTGCGATATATCACAAGTGATGCCCTAGCGACTGAAATTGCGAATACGTGGAAACGTAGCGATACTGATGAAGAAACGGCTGTTAAATATTTTGCAGATTACGACTTATTGATTTTAGATGAGTACGGCTTGCACGATCAGCATGAAACACGCTTGAAGTTAGTACATAAGGTACTTTATGCACGTTACGACCAAGCAAAGCCGACTGTACTCATTTCTAATTGGACCGCTCAACAGGTGCAAGAAAATTTAGGCGACCGTTTATGGTCTAGGTTTCAACATGATGGCTTGATTAATTTAGAGTGTAATTGGGCTGATAATCGTATAGGAGTAAAAGCATGATGAGCAAATATCAAAAACGTAGAAATCGCAAACGTGAAAATTGGGCCATGCTAAAACAATCATCTTCCCGACATCAGGAAAATGATAAGACATCATTTTGTTGTACTCAACAAGATGATGATTATACCGATGATGTGCGTGATATTCGCAATCATATTTCACCATTAGTAAAGGTAATTGAAATTGACACAACAAAATAAGTTTTTAGTGATATGCCTTGCCCTGATTACTTTTGCAACGGTGGCAAGTGGGGAAAATGTAAATCAAGCAAATAGTTATTATTGGGCGGTAAAGAGATGAAAATGCTTTCATGTTTATCTTTAGCAATATTGGTTGCAAGTAATCACAGTGGCAATTATCCAATGGTACATTGTGATTTCTTAAAAAATTATGCCAGTTATGTAACGGTTGTGGGTAAATATTTATTCACTAAAGAAATGATGAATGGCGTGAATATGGCGAAGTTAAGCGATGAACAATGGCAACAGATGAAAATTGCAAGCCATGAAGTGGCACGAGATAATTTGTACAACGTTTATCAGTTTGCACGTTACTATTTTACGCAAAATGTCGGTGGATATAGCCCAACGGCTGAATTGATGAGTGTTTAATTTTGGGGATTTGGTTTAGGTGATGTAATGAGTGATTTTGTATTAATTGTTGTTGGACTGTCGTTTTTGTTATGGGTTATGGCGTTGATTTTTATTTTTATCGTATTTCAAAAAATGTATAAGGAAAATCAACACTTTAAAAGCGAAATTGAAGCAACAAAACATAAAATTAATCAGCGTTATGGTGGGAAAGATGTCTAAAAAGCGTAAATCGTTTAACGCTAAAGTTAATAATAAACGCACACATGAGCTTAAGAAATTAAGTGTTACATTTGATATTCAACAGCTAGGTCAAAAAATGCACCAAGTGGTTGATGTGGAAAAGCGTAGATTAACTAAAGATGAGTTGTTTTCATTAACACAAGGCGATTATTTACCAACCTTATATGCTGGACAATTACTAGACCATCATCATGCTTGGGACATTAAAATCACTACGTTGGCTAAACATAATGATGGCTCTGAAAAAGAGTGTTCAGTTGAATATCATATCCCAACATTATTAAGTTTTCATGAGGTGTTGGACGCTGAACAGCAAAATATTGAAATCAATGGCAAAATTTGGAAAGGTA comes from Moraxella sp. ZY210820 and encodes:
- a CDS encoding YdaU family protein, with the translated sequence MYYYEFHIGDYRRRTTHLTPMEHYIYRTLLDWYFLDEKPLKANIDYLLRILGLPKKNVAQLQNVLSDFFIEVDGFYHNNRVDEMLHKYHTKQETNSENGKKGGRPKKSDDNPSKNDVQTDDNPSETDTKPNENPNETELKPNEKATINQEPVTINQDIHISTPHGQTGEQVDDVQELLKLWTIPLKQVNDFIQMSALQPMTESEFNQFKPAFVGYYADDIRNGISSGKILSKLVSWLKREKLDNDIRQAKYAKKSTTATPNVVNQNHDQRNVNAMWSEPNIQPLDLNQSVTIPEGWD
- a CDS encoding ATP-binding protein, translated to MNMPINKILESKQSEQVCPIHHTPFLMIAGHLICRYCADEHLRKTNAQHQHNVRRDLFSKHIASAMLPARHLGSGFKNYVVTHQQQQYVLSQCIQFCKNYLDGSQSNIIMTGRTGTGKTHLACAITKNLLSHGKKVRYITSDALATEIANTWKRSDTDEETAVKYFADYDLLILDEYGLHDQHETRLKLVHKVLYARYDQAKPTVLISNWTAQQVQENLGDRLWSRFQHDGLINLECNWADNRIGVKA